One Gadus chalcogrammus isolate NIFS_2021 chromosome 4, NIFS_Gcha_1.0, whole genome shotgun sequence DNA segment encodes these proteins:
- the cobll1a gene encoding cordon-bleu protein-like 1 isoform X2 has protein sequence MEDQGEPAERDHDLSVVLPSGLERTVTVHGSKPVIDLLVTLCAKYHLNPSDHTVEILSHNKNNVCFKPSSLIGLLEADTIVLKPKVSEDKARRPYTPEATVRLLVNYRKSHKTVVRVSPRVPLEDLVSAISQKCEFQPASTALLRDSLTQEPLDLMKSLNDLGIRELFAKDTAAAEASLEVLHASETPKTDPPTVVDVFDTGCGEGQQLSRNEKKRGGNIGFLSLFRRKKDKDGRVYMPVSQDLQEAPSVRASTLGLCSADPSTPCTTKKRPAPRPPITASRSVPDNISGLRVTEPQSSANTTLRRTKRKAPLPPCAGSHASLPADTEGSAGISNSDRTWELRPQGDSADESRTGSPLRSSSSTSSSSTISSSPTQLLPPPQDDGCDSGPSSLPEPQRAGKVFSQGHSVLSQIINSSLSNGKLPNRRCGDASFSKPHGDEGDEDVSLTHEPLLGPRCLIGGQGGIPPHPEVWGDALQRKGMTTFKVVPAKKHRLYEVDQGLVVPDDRISTTRWDPEDGESRADGDPPGSPEPRTSSPAARGPVADGGAQTSLSADSDGVQGEVDVPQAEVAGPAPQDSGSQEGGAEVDRPGPEPETRAAQVEEDQVVRDTEAKVSVHEAVVVKDKGVQKEEIQGEGDYDEVPDEDDEHFPPPPPPVAYDDQDGVPDERSTLLRSSSALPPPPPPSSSTQTPGGPGTPTKDASSPLKRVSTAPSRFAQAVALAVQRTRSAQVQGRGYGSLFRSRSGANPVPSWLPQSSVNSGSCPG, from the exons ATGGAGGACCAGGGGGAACCCGCGGAGAGGGACCACGATCTGTCCGTGGTGCTGCCCTCGGGGCTGGAGAGGACCGTCACGGTGCACGGCAG TAAACCCGTGATAGACCTGCTAGTCACGCTGTGTGCAAAGTACCACCTCAACCCCTCCGACCACACCGTGGAGATCCTGTCGCACAACAAGAACAACGTCTGCTTCAAACctagctctctgattggcttgctGGAGGCAGACACCATCGTGCTGAAACCTAAAGTGTCCGAGGACAAGGCCAGGAGGCCTTATACGCCGGAG GCGACAGTCCGTCTCCTGGTGAACTACAGGAAGTCTCATAAGACGGTGGTGCGTGTGAGTCCCCGCGTGCCGCTAGAGGACCTGGTGTCGGCCATCAGCCAGAAATGCGAGTTCCAGCCGGCGTCGACGGCTCTGCTGAGAGACTCCCTGACCCAGGAGCCTTTGGACCTGATGAAGTCCCTTAATGACCTGGGGATCAGGGAACTGTTTGCCAAAGATACAGCCG cagcggaaGCGTCATTGGAGGTCCTCCACGCATCCGAGACCCCCAAGACGGATCCACCAACAG TCGTTGACGTGTTTGACACAGGGTGTGGGGAAGGCCAGCAGCTTTCCCGAAACGAGAAGAAAAGGGGGGGAAACATCGGATTCCTCAGTTTGTTCCGGAGAAAGAAGGACAAG GACGGCCGGGTGTACATGCCTGTATCTCAGGATCTCCAGGAGGCTCCATCAGTCAGGGCCAGCACCTTGGGCCTCTGCTCCGCCGACCCGTCCACGCCCTGCACGACCAAGAAGAGGCCCGCCCCGCGCCCGCCAATTACGGCGTCCCGGAGCGTGCCCGACAACATCAGCGGCCTCCGGGTCACAGAGCCCCAG AGCTCAGCCAACACGACCTTGAGGAGGACCAAGAGGAAAGCACCGCTACCTCCCTGTGCCGGTTCCCATGCCAGCCTGCCTGCTGACACTGAAGGGAGTGCAG GGATTTCTAACTCCGATCGCACATGGGAGTTGAGGCCGCAGGGCGACTCCGCCGACGAAAGCAGAACGGGCTCCCCTCTCCGCTCCtcttcatccacctcctcctcttcgaccatctcctcctctcccacccagCTCCTGCCACCACCCCAGGACGACGGCTGCGACTCGGGCCCGAGCTCTTTGCCCGAACCCCAGCGTGCGGGCAAAGTGTTCTCTCAGGGTCACTCCGTCCTCTCCCAGATCatcaactcctccctgtccaacGGGAAGCTGCCGAACCGACGTTGTGGCGACGCTTCCTTCTCTAAACCCCACGGCGATGAAGGCGACGAGGATGTCTCCCTTACCCATGAGCCATTGCTGGGGCCCAGGTGTCTGATTGGTGGGCAAGGTGGCATCCCCCCACACCCAGAGGTGTGGGGGGATGCGTTGCAGAGGAAGGGGATGACCACGTTCAAGGTGGTGCCCGCAAAGAAGCACCGCCTCTACGAGGTGGATCAGGGCCTGGTTGTCCCGGACGACCGGATATCGACTACCAGATGGGACCCCGAGGACGGGGAGAGCCGAGCCGACGGTGACCCCCCAGGGAGCCCGGAGCCCCGGACCTCTTCTCCGGCCGCCAGGGGTCCCGTGGCCGACGGGGGGGCCCAGACCTCGCTGAGCGCTGACTCCGACGGGGTCCAGGGAGAGGTAGACGTCCCTCAGGCAGAGGTGGCCGGTCCCGCACCGCAAGACTCCGGATCTCAAGAAGGGGGCGCGGAGGTGGACCGGCCCGGTCCAGAACCTGAGACACGGGCtgcccaggtggaggaggaccaggTGGTCCGCGACACGGAGGCCAAGGTGTCGGTCCacgaggcggtggtggtgaaaGACAAGGGGGTCCAAAAGGAGGAGatccagggggagggggactaCGACGAAGTCCCCGATGAAGACGACGAGCatttccctccacctcctccgcccgTTGCCTACGACGACCAGGACGGCGTGCCAGACGAACGATCCACCCTGCTCCGGTCGTCTTcggctcttcctccccctcccccaccctcctcttccacccAGACCCCTGGCGGTCCAGGAACCCCAACGAAGGACGCCTCGTCCCCCCTGAAGAGGGTGAGCACGGCCCCGTCCCGCTTCGCCCAGGCGGTGGCCCTGGCGGTGCAGAGGACGCGCTCGGCCCAGGTCCAGGGGCGTGGCTACGGGAGCCTGTTCAGGAGCCGCTCCGGAGCCAACCCA gtgcccTCCTGGCTCCCCCAGTCTTCGGTCAACAGCGGCTCCTGCCCGGGGTGA
- the cobll1a gene encoding cordon-bleu protein-like 1 isoform X1, whose protein sequence is MEDQGEPAERDHDLSVVLPSGLERTVTVHGSKPVIDLLVTLCAKYHLNPSDHTVEILSHNKNNVCFKPSSLIGLLEADTIVLKPKVSEDKARRPYTPEATVRLLVNYRKSHKTVVRVSPRVPLEDLVSAISQKCEFQPASTALLRDSLTQEPLDLMKSLNDLGIRELFAKDTAAAAEASLEVLHASETPKTDPPTVVDVFDTGCGEGQQLSRNEKKRGGNIGFLSLFRRKKDKDGRVYMPVSQDLQEAPSVRASTLGLCSADPSTPCTTKKRPAPRPPITASRSVPDNISGLRVTEPQSSANTTLRRTKRKAPLPPCAGSHASLPADTEGSAGISNSDRTWELRPQGDSADESRTGSPLRSSSSTSSSSTISSSPTQLLPPPQDDGCDSGPSSLPEPQRAGKVFSQGHSVLSQIINSSLSNGKLPNRRCGDASFSKPHGDEGDEDVSLTHEPLLGPRCLIGGQGGIPPHPEVWGDALQRKGMTTFKVVPAKKHRLYEVDQGLVVPDDRISTTRWDPEDGESRADGDPPGSPEPRTSSPAARGPVADGGAQTSLSADSDGVQGEVDVPQAEVAGPAPQDSGSQEGGAEVDRPGPEPETRAAQVEEDQVVRDTEAKVSVHEAVVVKDKGVQKEEIQGEGDYDEVPDEDDEHFPPPPPPVAYDDQDGVPDERSTLLRSSSALPPPPPPSSSTQTPGGPGTPTKDASSPLKRVSTAPSRFAQAVALAVQRTRSAQVQGRGYGSLFRSRSGANPVPSWLPQSSVNSGSCPG, encoded by the exons ATGGAGGACCAGGGGGAACCCGCGGAGAGGGACCACGATCTGTCCGTGGTGCTGCCCTCGGGGCTGGAGAGGACCGTCACGGTGCACGGCAG TAAACCCGTGATAGACCTGCTAGTCACGCTGTGTGCAAAGTACCACCTCAACCCCTCCGACCACACCGTGGAGATCCTGTCGCACAACAAGAACAACGTCTGCTTCAAACctagctctctgattggcttgctGGAGGCAGACACCATCGTGCTGAAACCTAAAGTGTCCGAGGACAAGGCCAGGAGGCCTTATACGCCGGAG GCGACAGTCCGTCTCCTGGTGAACTACAGGAAGTCTCATAAGACGGTGGTGCGTGTGAGTCCCCGCGTGCCGCTAGAGGACCTGGTGTCGGCCATCAGCCAGAAATGCGAGTTCCAGCCGGCGTCGACGGCTCTGCTGAGAGACTCCCTGACCCAGGAGCCTTTGGACCTGATGAAGTCCCTTAATGACCTGGGGATCAGGGAACTGTTTGCCAAAGATACAGCCG cagcagcggaaGCGTCATTGGAGGTCCTCCACGCATCCGAGACCCCCAAGACGGATCCACCAACAG TCGTTGACGTGTTTGACACAGGGTGTGGGGAAGGCCAGCAGCTTTCCCGAAACGAGAAGAAAAGGGGGGGAAACATCGGATTCCTCAGTTTGTTCCGGAGAAAGAAGGACAAG GACGGCCGGGTGTACATGCCTGTATCTCAGGATCTCCAGGAGGCTCCATCAGTCAGGGCCAGCACCTTGGGCCTCTGCTCCGCCGACCCGTCCACGCCCTGCACGACCAAGAAGAGGCCCGCCCCGCGCCCGCCAATTACGGCGTCCCGGAGCGTGCCCGACAACATCAGCGGCCTCCGGGTCACAGAGCCCCAG AGCTCAGCCAACACGACCTTGAGGAGGACCAAGAGGAAAGCACCGCTACCTCCCTGTGCCGGTTCCCATGCCAGCCTGCCTGCTGACACTGAAGGGAGTGCAG GGATTTCTAACTCCGATCGCACATGGGAGTTGAGGCCGCAGGGCGACTCCGCCGACGAAAGCAGAACGGGCTCCCCTCTCCGCTCCtcttcatccacctcctcctcttcgaccatctcctcctctcccacccagCTCCTGCCACCACCCCAGGACGACGGCTGCGACTCGGGCCCGAGCTCTTTGCCCGAACCCCAGCGTGCGGGCAAAGTGTTCTCTCAGGGTCACTCCGTCCTCTCCCAGATCatcaactcctccctgtccaacGGGAAGCTGCCGAACCGACGTTGTGGCGACGCTTCCTTCTCTAAACCCCACGGCGATGAAGGCGACGAGGATGTCTCCCTTACCCATGAGCCATTGCTGGGGCCCAGGTGTCTGATTGGTGGGCAAGGTGGCATCCCCCCACACCCAGAGGTGTGGGGGGATGCGTTGCAGAGGAAGGGGATGACCACGTTCAAGGTGGTGCCCGCAAAGAAGCACCGCCTCTACGAGGTGGATCAGGGCCTGGTTGTCCCGGACGACCGGATATCGACTACCAGATGGGACCCCGAGGACGGGGAGAGCCGAGCCGACGGTGACCCCCCAGGGAGCCCGGAGCCCCGGACCTCTTCTCCGGCCGCCAGGGGTCCCGTGGCCGACGGGGGGGCCCAGACCTCGCTGAGCGCTGACTCCGACGGGGTCCAGGGAGAGGTAGACGTCCCTCAGGCAGAGGTGGCCGGTCCCGCACCGCAAGACTCCGGATCTCAAGAAGGGGGCGCGGAGGTGGACCGGCCCGGTCCAGAACCTGAGACACGGGCtgcccaggtggaggaggaccaggTGGTCCGCGACACGGAGGCCAAGGTGTCGGTCCacgaggcggtggtggtgaaaGACAAGGGGGTCCAAAAGGAGGAGatccagggggagggggactaCGACGAAGTCCCCGATGAAGACGACGAGCatttccctccacctcctccgcccgTTGCCTACGACGACCAGGACGGCGTGCCAGACGAACGATCCACCCTGCTCCGGTCGTCTTcggctcttcctccccctcccccaccctcctcttccacccAGACCCCTGGCGGTCCAGGAACCCCAACGAAGGACGCCTCGTCCCCCCTGAAGAGGGTGAGCACGGCCCCGTCCCGCTTCGCCCAGGCGGTGGCCCTGGCGGTGCAGAGGACGCGCTCGGCCCAGGTCCAGGGGCGTGGCTACGGGAGCCTGTTCAGGAGCCGCTCCGGAGCCAACCCA gtgcccTCCTGGCTCCCCCAGTCTTCGGTCAACAGCGGCTCCTGCCCGGGGTGA
- the cobll1a gene encoding cordon-bleu protein-like 1 isoform X5 gives MEDQGEPAERDHDLSVVLPSGLERTVTVHGSKPVIDLLVTLCAKYHLNPSDHTVEILSHNKNNVCFKPSSLIGLLEADTIVLKPKVSEDKARRPYTPEATVRLLVNYRKSHKTVVRVSPRVPLEDLVSAISQKCEFQPASTALLRDSLTQEPLDLMKSLNDLGIRELFAKDTAAAAEASLEVLHASETPKTDPPTGQQLSRNEKKRGGNIGFLSLFRRKKDKDGRVYMPVSQDLQEAPSVRASTLGLCSADPSTPCTTKKRPAPRPPITASRSVPDNISGLRVTEPQSSANTTLRRTKRKAPLPPCAGSHASLPADTEGSAGISNSDRTWELRPQGDSADESRTGSPLRSSSSTSSSSTISSSPTQLLPPPQDDGCDSGPSSLPEPQRAGKVFSQGHSVLSQIINSSLSNGKLPNRRCGDASFSKPHGDEGDEDVSLTHEPLLGPRCLIGGQGGIPPHPEVWGDALQRKGMTTFKVVPAKKHRLYEVDQGLVVPDDRISTTRWDPEDGESRADGDPPGSPEPRTSSPAARGPVADGGAQTSLSADSDGVQGEVDVPQAEVAGPAPQDSGSQEGGAEVDRPGPEPETRAAQVEEDQVVRDTEAKVSVHEAVVVKDKGVQKEEIQGEGDYDEVPDEDDEHFPPPPPPVAYDDQDGVPDERSTLLRSSSALPPPPPPSSSTQTPGGPGTPTKDASSPLKRVSTAPSRFAQAVALAVQRTRSAQVQGRGYGSLFRSRSGANPVPSWLPQSSVNSGSCPG, from the exons ATGGAGGACCAGGGGGAACCCGCGGAGAGGGACCACGATCTGTCCGTGGTGCTGCCCTCGGGGCTGGAGAGGACCGTCACGGTGCACGGCAG TAAACCCGTGATAGACCTGCTAGTCACGCTGTGTGCAAAGTACCACCTCAACCCCTCCGACCACACCGTGGAGATCCTGTCGCACAACAAGAACAACGTCTGCTTCAAACctagctctctgattggcttgctGGAGGCAGACACCATCGTGCTGAAACCTAAAGTGTCCGAGGACAAGGCCAGGAGGCCTTATACGCCGGAG GCGACAGTCCGTCTCCTGGTGAACTACAGGAAGTCTCATAAGACGGTGGTGCGTGTGAGTCCCCGCGTGCCGCTAGAGGACCTGGTGTCGGCCATCAGCCAGAAATGCGAGTTCCAGCCGGCGTCGACGGCTCTGCTGAGAGACTCCCTGACCCAGGAGCCTTTGGACCTGATGAAGTCCCTTAATGACCTGGGGATCAGGGAACTGTTTGCCAAAGATACAGCCG cagcagcggaaGCGTCATTGGAGGTCCTCCACGCATCCGAGACCCCCAAGACGGATCCACCAACAG GCCAGCAGCTTTCCCGAAACGAGAAGAAAAGGGGGGGAAACATCGGATTCCTCAGTTTGTTCCGGAGAAAGAAGGACAAG GACGGCCGGGTGTACATGCCTGTATCTCAGGATCTCCAGGAGGCTCCATCAGTCAGGGCCAGCACCTTGGGCCTCTGCTCCGCCGACCCGTCCACGCCCTGCACGACCAAGAAGAGGCCCGCCCCGCGCCCGCCAATTACGGCGTCCCGGAGCGTGCCCGACAACATCAGCGGCCTCCGGGTCACAGAGCCCCAG AGCTCAGCCAACACGACCTTGAGGAGGACCAAGAGGAAAGCACCGCTACCTCCCTGTGCCGGTTCCCATGCCAGCCTGCCTGCTGACACTGAAGGGAGTGCAG GGATTTCTAACTCCGATCGCACATGGGAGTTGAGGCCGCAGGGCGACTCCGCCGACGAAAGCAGAACGGGCTCCCCTCTCCGCTCCtcttcatccacctcctcctcttcgaccatctcctcctctcccacccagCTCCTGCCACCACCCCAGGACGACGGCTGCGACTCGGGCCCGAGCTCTTTGCCCGAACCCCAGCGTGCGGGCAAAGTGTTCTCTCAGGGTCACTCCGTCCTCTCCCAGATCatcaactcctccctgtccaacGGGAAGCTGCCGAACCGACGTTGTGGCGACGCTTCCTTCTCTAAACCCCACGGCGATGAAGGCGACGAGGATGTCTCCCTTACCCATGAGCCATTGCTGGGGCCCAGGTGTCTGATTGGTGGGCAAGGTGGCATCCCCCCACACCCAGAGGTGTGGGGGGATGCGTTGCAGAGGAAGGGGATGACCACGTTCAAGGTGGTGCCCGCAAAGAAGCACCGCCTCTACGAGGTGGATCAGGGCCTGGTTGTCCCGGACGACCGGATATCGACTACCAGATGGGACCCCGAGGACGGGGAGAGCCGAGCCGACGGTGACCCCCCAGGGAGCCCGGAGCCCCGGACCTCTTCTCCGGCCGCCAGGGGTCCCGTGGCCGACGGGGGGGCCCAGACCTCGCTGAGCGCTGACTCCGACGGGGTCCAGGGAGAGGTAGACGTCCCTCAGGCAGAGGTGGCCGGTCCCGCACCGCAAGACTCCGGATCTCAAGAAGGGGGCGCGGAGGTGGACCGGCCCGGTCCAGAACCTGAGACACGGGCtgcccaggtggaggaggaccaggTGGTCCGCGACACGGAGGCCAAGGTGTCGGTCCacgaggcggtggtggtgaaaGACAAGGGGGTCCAAAAGGAGGAGatccagggggagggggactaCGACGAAGTCCCCGATGAAGACGACGAGCatttccctccacctcctccgcccgTTGCCTACGACGACCAGGACGGCGTGCCAGACGAACGATCCACCCTGCTCCGGTCGTCTTcggctcttcctccccctcccccaccctcctcttccacccAGACCCCTGGCGGTCCAGGAACCCCAACGAAGGACGCCTCGTCCCCCCTGAAGAGGGTGAGCACGGCCCCGTCCCGCTTCGCCCAGGCGGTGGCCCTGGCGGTGCAGAGGACGCGCTCGGCCCAGGTCCAGGGGCGTGGCTACGGGAGCCTGTTCAGGAGCCGCTCCGGAGCCAACCCA gtgcccTCCTGGCTCCCCCAGTCTTCGGTCAACAGCGGCTCCTGCCCGGGGTGA
- the cobll1a gene encoding cordon-bleu protein-like 1 isoform X4: protein MEDQGEPAERDHDLSVVLPSGLERTVTVHGSKPVIDLLVTLCAKYHLNPSDHTVEILSHNKNNVCFKPSSLIGLLEADTIVLKPKVSEDKARRPYTPEATVRLLVNYRKSHKTVVRVSPRVPLEDLVSAISQKCEFQPASTALLRDSLTQEPLDLMKSLNDLGIRELFAKDTAAAEASLEVLHASETPKTDPPTGCGEGQQLSRNEKKRGGNIGFLSLFRRKKDKDGRVYMPVSQDLQEAPSVRASTLGLCSADPSTPCTTKKRPAPRPPITASRSVPDNISGLRVTEPQSSANTTLRRTKRKAPLPPCAGSHASLPADTEGSAGISNSDRTWELRPQGDSADESRTGSPLRSSSSTSSSSTISSSPTQLLPPPQDDGCDSGPSSLPEPQRAGKVFSQGHSVLSQIINSSLSNGKLPNRRCGDASFSKPHGDEGDEDVSLTHEPLLGPRCLIGGQGGIPPHPEVWGDALQRKGMTTFKVVPAKKHRLYEVDQGLVVPDDRISTTRWDPEDGESRADGDPPGSPEPRTSSPAARGPVADGGAQTSLSADSDGVQGEVDVPQAEVAGPAPQDSGSQEGGAEVDRPGPEPETRAAQVEEDQVVRDTEAKVSVHEAVVVKDKGVQKEEIQGEGDYDEVPDEDDEHFPPPPPPVAYDDQDGVPDERSTLLRSSSALPPPPPPSSSTQTPGGPGTPTKDASSPLKRVSTAPSRFAQAVALAVQRTRSAQVQGRGYGSLFRSRSGANPVPSWLPQSSVNSGSCPG from the exons ATGGAGGACCAGGGGGAACCCGCGGAGAGGGACCACGATCTGTCCGTGGTGCTGCCCTCGGGGCTGGAGAGGACCGTCACGGTGCACGGCAG TAAACCCGTGATAGACCTGCTAGTCACGCTGTGTGCAAAGTACCACCTCAACCCCTCCGACCACACCGTGGAGATCCTGTCGCACAACAAGAACAACGTCTGCTTCAAACctagctctctgattggcttgctGGAGGCAGACACCATCGTGCTGAAACCTAAAGTGTCCGAGGACAAGGCCAGGAGGCCTTATACGCCGGAG GCGACAGTCCGTCTCCTGGTGAACTACAGGAAGTCTCATAAGACGGTGGTGCGTGTGAGTCCCCGCGTGCCGCTAGAGGACCTGGTGTCGGCCATCAGCCAGAAATGCGAGTTCCAGCCGGCGTCGACGGCTCTGCTGAGAGACTCCCTGACCCAGGAGCCTTTGGACCTGATGAAGTCCCTTAATGACCTGGGGATCAGGGAACTGTTTGCCAAAGATACAGCCG cagcggaaGCGTCATTGGAGGTCCTCCACGCATCCGAGACCCCCAAGACGGATCCACCAACAG GGTGTGGGGAAGGCCAGCAGCTTTCCCGAAACGAGAAGAAAAGGGGGGGAAACATCGGATTCCTCAGTTTGTTCCGGAGAAAGAAGGACAAG GACGGCCGGGTGTACATGCCTGTATCTCAGGATCTCCAGGAGGCTCCATCAGTCAGGGCCAGCACCTTGGGCCTCTGCTCCGCCGACCCGTCCACGCCCTGCACGACCAAGAAGAGGCCCGCCCCGCGCCCGCCAATTACGGCGTCCCGGAGCGTGCCCGACAACATCAGCGGCCTCCGGGTCACAGAGCCCCAG AGCTCAGCCAACACGACCTTGAGGAGGACCAAGAGGAAAGCACCGCTACCTCCCTGTGCCGGTTCCCATGCCAGCCTGCCTGCTGACACTGAAGGGAGTGCAG GGATTTCTAACTCCGATCGCACATGGGAGTTGAGGCCGCAGGGCGACTCCGCCGACGAAAGCAGAACGGGCTCCCCTCTCCGCTCCtcttcatccacctcctcctcttcgaccatctcctcctctcccacccagCTCCTGCCACCACCCCAGGACGACGGCTGCGACTCGGGCCCGAGCTCTTTGCCCGAACCCCAGCGTGCGGGCAAAGTGTTCTCTCAGGGTCACTCCGTCCTCTCCCAGATCatcaactcctccctgtccaacGGGAAGCTGCCGAACCGACGTTGTGGCGACGCTTCCTTCTCTAAACCCCACGGCGATGAAGGCGACGAGGATGTCTCCCTTACCCATGAGCCATTGCTGGGGCCCAGGTGTCTGATTGGTGGGCAAGGTGGCATCCCCCCACACCCAGAGGTGTGGGGGGATGCGTTGCAGAGGAAGGGGATGACCACGTTCAAGGTGGTGCCCGCAAAGAAGCACCGCCTCTACGAGGTGGATCAGGGCCTGGTTGTCCCGGACGACCGGATATCGACTACCAGATGGGACCCCGAGGACGGGGAGAGCCGAGCCGACGGTGACCCCCCAGGGAGCCCGGAGCCCCGGACCTCTTCTCCGGCCGCCAGGGGTCCCGTGGCCGACGGGGGGGCCCAGACCTCGCTGAGCGCTGACTCCGACGGGGTCCAGGGAGAGGTAGACGTCCCTCAGGCAGAGGTGGCCGGTCCCGCACCGCAAGACTCCGGATCTCAAGAAGGGGGCGCGGAGGTGGACCGGCCCGGTCCAGAACCTGAGACACGGGCtgcccaggtggaggaggaccaggTGGTCCGCGACACGGAGGCCAAGGTGTCGGTCCacgaggcggtggtggtgaaaGACAAGGGGGTCCAAAAGGAGGAGatccagggggagggggactaCGACGAAGTCCCCGATGAAGACGACGAGCatttccctccacctcctccgcccgTTGCCTACGACGACCAGGACGGCGTGCCAGACGAACGATCCACCCTGCTCCGGTCGTCTTcggctcttcctccccctcccccaccctcctcttccacccAGACCCCTGGCGGTCCAGGAACCCCAACGAAGGACGCCTCGTCCCCCCTGAAGAGGGTGAGCACGGCCCCGTCCCGCTTCGCCCAGGCGGTGGCCCTGGCGGTGCAGAGGACGCGCTCGGCCCAGGTCCAGGGGCGTGGCTACGGGAGCCTGTTCAGGAGCCGCTCCGGAGCCAACCCA gtgcccTCCTGGCTCCCCCAGTCTTCGGTCAACAGCGGCTCCTGCCCGGGGTGA